One window from the genome of Echinicola vietnamensis DSM 17526 encodes:
- a CDS encoding DUF1080 domain-containing protein: MKKTTLSIFALATLMAACDGEKKEGAVETEVSEVKASDVGAEAKDNTLTEDEKSAGWQLLFDGRSAEGWRGYDAEELPSGWIIEDGNFIALGKGGDIGGDVVYGSEEFGEFELMVDWKIAEGGNSGIFYHIVDESTHEAPYNTAPEYQVIDQIGFPQKLEMWQSIGADYGMYTPDFEGAVKPAGEWNTTRIVFTEDKAEYYLNGKMTVSFDPWSEDWEKRKSEGKWKDYPDYGVAKSGFIGLQDHGAKTWYKNIKIRKL; encoded by the coding sequence ATGAAAAAGACAACACTGAGCATTTTCGCATTGGCCACATTGATGGCGGCTTGCGATGGCGAGAAAAAGGAGGGTGCAGTAGAAACAGAGGTTTCCGAGGTAAAGGCTTCCGATGTAGGAGCTGAAGCCAAGGACAATACCCTTACTGAAGATGAAAAATCTGCCGGATGGCAGCTGCTGTTTGATGGGCGAAGTGCCGAAGGGTGGAGAGGCTATGATGCTGAAGAGCTTCCTTCCGGGTGGATTATCGAAGATGGTAACTTTATTGCTTTAGGAAAAGGAGGAGATATCGGTGGAGATGTGGTTTACGGGTCTGAAGAGTTTGGAGAGTTTGAATTGATGGTAGACTGGAAAATAGCTGAAGGAGGAAACAGCGGTATATTCTATCATATCGTGGATGAATCTACCCATGAAGCTCCTTATAATACCGCTCCAGAATACCAAGTGATCGACCAGATTGGTTTTCCGCAGAAATTAGAAATGTGGCAATCCATCGGTGCGGATTACGGGATGTATACACCGGATTTTGAAGGAGCCGTAAAGCCGGCAGGAGAATGGAATACGACCAGGATCGTTTTTACTGAGGACAAAGCGGAGTATTATCTTAATGGTAAAATGACCGTTTCATTTGATCCTTGGTCTGAGGACTGGGAAAAGAGAAAATCAGAAGGAAAATGGAAGGACTATCCTGATTACGGTGTGGCCAAATCTGGCTTTATCGGTCTGCAGGATCACGGTGCAAAAACTTGGTACAAGAATATTAAAATTAGAAAACTATGA
- a CDS encoding 3-keto-disaccharide hydrolase translates to MKYVKTFLLLVPIVVVLTAGGLAGKKEKLFNGKDLTGWTIYGTEKWYVEDGLLVCESGPDKGYGYLGTDKHYKDFELELEFKQGADGNSGVFIRSTVDGTKVSGWQVEVAPPGHDTGGIYESYGRGWLVKPEPEKDKALKFGEWNKMKIRVEGDRVTSWLNGTEMVNFADAKIGEGEGGICLQIHDGGGIKVYWRNIKLREL, encoded by the coding sequence ATGAAATATGTAAAGACCTTTCTGCTGCTTGTTCCTATTGTAGTAGTGCTTACTGCAGGTGGTTTGGCAGGAAAAAAGGAGAAACTGTTTAATGGCAAGGATCTCACTGGATGGACTATTTATGGGACAGAAAAGTGGTATGTAGAAGATGGCTTATTAGTGTGTGAAAGTGGTCCTGACAAAGGTTATGGTTACTTAGGGACGGACAAGCATTATAAGGATTTCGAACTAGAGCTTGAGTTTAAGCAAGGGGCGGATGGTAATAGTGGCGTGTTTATCCGTTCCACCGTTGATGGCACTAAGGTGTCTGGATGGCAAGTAGAGGTAGCCCCTCCTGGGCATGATACTGGCGGGATCTATGAGTCCTATGGCAGAGGTTGGTTAGTGAAGCCTGAACCAGAAAAGGACAAAGCCTTGAAGTTTGGTGAATGGAACAAAATGAAAATCCGTGTAGAAGGTGACCGAGTAACCAGTTGGTTGAACGGAACCGAAATGGTAAATTTTGCCGATGCCAAAATAGGAGAAGGAGAAGGCGGTATTTGCCTTCAGATCCATGACGGCGGAGGGATTAAAGTGTATTGGAGAAATATTAAACTCCGAGAACTTTAA
- a CDS encoding XRE family transcriptional regulator, whose amino-acid sequence MLLGKNLRYLRKQKQMTQENLSDQLGIKRTMISAYEDGRSEPKLATLKVIGDILSVSIDELLFHDIEEKGRRASQKRDIKVLTVSLDQEENENITMVPQKASAGYLNGYADPEYMQQLPQFHLPNLAKNTTYRAFEISGDSMLPLPSGTVIVGAYIEQLSQIRSGKTYILITASEGIVYKRVFNYLDENGKLFLVSDNDMYKPYEIPGEEVEEVWEAKAFISTDFPNPKDKNKAVTLEDLAEMISQLKYSITKSG is encoded by the coding sequence ATGCTACTAGGGAAAAACCTAAGATATTTAAGGAAGCAAAAGCAAATGACCCAAGAGAACCTATCGGATCAATTAGGGATCAAAAGGACGATGATTTCCGCTTATGAAGATGGGAGGTCTGAACCTAAATTGGCTACGCTGAAAGTAATAGGAGATATCCTCTCAGTTTCCATCGACGAATTGCTGTTTCATGATATTGAGGAAAAGGGGAGAAGAGCTTCCCAAAAACGGGACATCAAGGTGTTGACGGTATCACTGGATCAAGAGGAAAACGAAAATATCACGATGGTTCCCCAAAAAGCCTCGGCGGGCTACCTTAACGGTTATGCCGATCCAGAGTACATGCAGCAACTCCCGCAGTTCCATTTGCCCAATCTAGCCAAAAACACCACTTACCGTGCCTTTGAAATTAGCGGGGACAGTATGTTGCCCTTGCCGTCAGGGACGGTGATCGTGGGGGCATATATCGAGCAGCTTTCACAGATCAGAAGTGGTAAAACCTACATTCTTATTACGGCCTCAGAAGGTATTGTTTATAAAAGGGTCTTTAACTACCTTGATGAAAATGGCAAGCTGTTTTTGGTTTCAGATAACGACATGTATAAGCCTTATGAAATTCCCGGTGAAGAGGTAGAGGAAGTTTGGGAGGCCAAGGCCTTTATCAGTACGGATTTCCCTAATCCGAAGGATAAGAACAAGGCCGTCACATTAGAGGATTTGGCAGAAATGATTTCACAATTAAAATACAGCATTACGAAATCCGGTTAA